The nucleotide sequence GGATTTTGAAGATTGCCTTTCTTGCTTCAAAATCAGGCAGTGGCATATAGATAAGCTTGTCAAGCCTCCCTGGACGGAGAAGGGCGGGGTCCAGCTGATTGGGAATGTTGGTTGCACCTATTGTAATCACGCTGTTAGTTGTTTTGAAGCCGTCAAGCTCTTGTAAGAAAAGTGAAAGGAGTCTTGGTCCTACATCATCTGATGAGTATGCCGTTCTCTTTTTTCCTATAGAATCTATTTCATCAAAAAATAGGACGCAGGGAGCGTTTTTTCTTGCAATGGAAAAGACCTCGCTGAGATTTTTTTCGCTTTCCCCATACCATTGGGATAGAAGATCTGAGCACTTGACGTAGTAAAAGCCGTAAGAAAGCTCCTTTGATAGGGCCTGCACAAGAATCGTTTTTCCTGTTCCGGGGGGCCCAAAGAGGAGAATTCCTTTTGGTGGAGTGAGCCCGAATTTGCTGGATATCCCTTTTTGTTCAAGAGGAGTTATGATTGCTTCACGAATTTCTTTTTTTACGTTGTCGTATCCGCCTATATCGTCAAGGGAACTAGCGCCTGCCGAGTCGCTGAGGTCCTGGAGTCCAAACTTGCCAAATTGCTTTACTTTTTCAGCCCTTTTTATCTGTGCTTCACGCGCAAAGTGTATATTGAAGTGCTCAAGAGTGCCTATTATTAATATAGTTATAATAGAGTAGGGAACAATGTGTGGTTTATAGGGTGTGTTATACATCTGAGAAAGAAAGAAATAAAAAAGTGGAACAAGAAGCAGAAGGGAGGAAGCTATAAGCTGCTTTCTTTGGCCTGAAATCCTTGCAGGTACATGGCCTATTACAAACAGCAGAGCCGCCCAAAAACCGATTTGGAATAATGCACTATCTTCAAAGAGGAGATAATAAATATTGTTAAGAAGGATTTGAAGAGCTAGTGAGGCGTATTGAAAATTCTCTGTCAAACCAAGGTTTGATATTGCATTTATCATCTGCGGCAAAACTGAGAAGAGGTCTACAGGCCCAAACCGGGAATTTGAAAGAATGCTTTCTTTGGGATATAGTCCCATATTTATTGGGAGCAACGCGGCGTTTTCTGTATGCCAAAGCGACGAGAGGAGAAGAATTAGAAAAATGCTTGGAATAGAAATTGCGGCGCTTTCGCGCGAGCCCACATAGAGGGAAGCAAGAGTCATTGCAAGATAAACGAATGGAGAAAAGAGTGAGAATGGAAACGAAGCAAATGGTGCAAGTATTACTATTTCAAGAAATGAAATGATTGCCCAAGATGAAAAGATATAGAAAAGAGCAATGGAGAGCGGTATCAAAAACATCCAGCCCAAAAGAGGAGATTGATAAGCTATTGCAGGAAAAGCTGCCAGAAGACCAAAGACAACTCCAACTGGCGGATTTTTGTATGCTACTAAGCCGCAGGCTATGGGAATAAGGGCCAAAAGCTCAAACGGATAGAATGGAAAGGCCAGAAGAAGAGAAAGCGCGCCTAAAAAAACCAAGATGCTGTTCCATATTGATATGTTCCCCTCAGCCTGAATCAAGCGAGCCTTTATTTCTTCTTTTAGTAGCTGGTCGTGGCGAAAGAGCTTTTCCAACTGCATGCAACAATAAACTATGAGGATAATTAAAAGGTTGTCGGATGACTGTGAGGTTGAGGTAATAAAGTGGGCAGGATTTTATAAAAGTAGAAAGGTTCAAACGGAGGAACTCTTGGGAGGTTCAAGGGGAGGAACTGTTGGTGGTTTTTATGATTTTTGGAGAACGTTGATTATTTGCGTGTGGTTTGAGTAGTAGATGTTAAGGAAGCTATTGGTGGTTTTTATGATTTTTGGAGAACGGGAGGGAGTGTGTTAGAGCAAGGAATTATTTTTTTTCCTCCTGCGCAACGCGGCTTGAAAAATCTTGCAGTATGTTCATAAGGTTGATATAGGATTCAAATGGGTTTGGATAGGGCGAAAAGTAATTGTGCACGTCCTGGTCAGAGAGGCTTTTTGTGGATAGGTAGTAGAGATGGTCTGAGCTTTGGAGGAGCCTCCATGCGTGGATAAGCTCTTCGTTTTTTGTGGCTTTTACCTGCTCTTCTAGACTTTCCAGAAGGGAAAAGCAACTCTTCTGCATTTCATTGCCAAGCCACGCTGAAGTATCTCTTTCCATATCTGCCCAAGAGATTGTATTTGGAACATCTATCTCATCGAGGGCATGTAGCGCCTTGACTATCCTTGAGGGAGTAGAAAACTCCAAGTGTTTATGAGAAAGAATTTCGCCGGGCAGATATCTTAAAAAGTCAAATATGCCAGTATCGCTCCAATGATGCTCCCCGAAAGTTTCGTAGTCCATGAATATTTGACAGCAGTCGCCTTTAAGCGATGAGAGCCAGCTTGCGTACTTTTTTGCAGTTAGAGGATATTCATTCCATCCTTGTGCTGAGAATCTGTACCCTATGTCATCTGAAAGGCGGTAGTTCCTAAACAGGAGTTTGAGGTTTGGGAGGTCTTTTGCATGGTAAACATAATTTGGGCTCCTCCATCCAAGAATGTGTTCTATTCCTTCAGTTAGGATTCCCTCAAATCCAAGTGAATGGACAACACGAGCTATTTTGTTTGAGTAA is from Candidatus Anstonellales archaeon and encodes:
- a CDS encoding AAA family ATPase, translating into MQLEKLFRHDQLLKEEIKARLIQAEGNISIWNSILVFLGALSLLLAFPFYPFELLALIPIACGLVAYKNPPVGVVFGLLAAFPAIAYQSPLLGWMFLIPLSIALFYIFSSWAIISFLEIVILAPFASFPFSLFSPFVYLAMTLASLYVGSRESAAISIPSIFLILLLSSLWHTENAALLPINMGLYPKESILSNSRFGPVDLFSVLPQMINAISNLGLTENFQYASLALQILLNNIYYLLFEDSALFQIGFWAALLFVIGHVPARISGQRKQLIASSLLLLVPLFYFFLSQMYNTPYKPHIVPYSIITILIIGTLEHFNIHFAREAQIKRAEKVKQFGKFGLQDLSDSAGASSLDDIGGYDNVKKEIREAIITPLEQKGISSKFGLTPPKGILLFGPPGTGKTILVQALSKELSYGFYYVKCSDLLSQWYGESEKNLSEVFSIARKNAPCVLFFDEIDSIGKKRTAYSSDDVGPRLLSLFLQELDGFKTTNSVITIGATNIPNQLDPALLRPGRLDKLIYMPLPDFEARKAIFKIHTKKLPLSEDVDLARLASMTERFSGADIANACMEVARLAASESKVKGRIVPINMTHFHTVLSQLKPSVSLEALAEYEKFRLDFERSVTADKKKEKKTQVSWQDVAGLEDVKRAIKEAVELPLLHEDLIKKYKIKPSKGLLLFGPPGCGKTLVVKAASYELNATFLTLSGAELTKKGYDYAVHVIKETFNRARENAPALIFIDEIESIAPASASPAFRPLVSQLLTELDGVYELKNVMLIGATNKPKMLDPAILRPGRFDKIIYVPPPDQTARAEIFRLNVGDFLSETSKDAFLHLASVTKGFSGSDIASICQEAKMELVRNKIKGTDKKETIAVTDLVKIIKSRKPSITPSDLYEFEEFLEEYGERK
- a CDS encoding glycoside hydrolase family 57 protein; this encodes MYVCFYFQVHQPMRLKRFSIFSSPSSSPLEDYFNHELNARIMKKVAEKCYLPANQIMLELLEKFPEFYVTFSLTGVFIEQCKNFAPEILDSFAALSKTGKVEFLSETYYHSLASLFSTAAEFIEQISLHQQTISELATPSSIFRNTEAIYSNKIARVVHSLGFEGILTEGIEHILGWRSPNYVYHAKDLPNLKLLFRNYRLSDDIGYRFSAQGWNEYPLTAKKYASWLSSLKGDCCQIFMDYETFGEHHWSDTGIFDFLRYLPGEILSHKHLEFSTPSRIVKALHALDEIDVPNTISWADMERDTSAWLGNEMQKSCFSLLESLEEQVKATKNEELIHAWRLLQSSDHLYYLSTKSLSDQDVHNYFSPYPNPFESYINLMNILQDFSSRVAQEEKK